In Candidatus Eisenbacteria bacterium, the DNA window GAGAAACCGGAAGGCGCCCAGCTCGCGATTGAGCAGCACGTGCGTGGGCCGGATCGCGCGCACCTGAAAACCCGCCGGCTCGAGCAGCGACCGATAGCGCGACAGCGGGCGCATGCGATTGTGCTCCGCCGCGCGCGCCGGAGCGTCGTCCGGTGGAAACGTGTCGGTCAGCAGCAGCAGTCCACCGTCACCCACCGCACCCGCCAGCGTGCGCACCGCATGCTCGAAGCGCGCGTCGTCGGTGATGTGGTAGAGCACGTCGAAGGCGTTGACCAGATCGAAGCCGCCTTCGATCGGTGTCTCGCCCACGTCGGCGAGCAGGAAACGCGCTTCCGGGTGACGCTGCCGCAGCCGCTCGATCGAGGTCGGCGCGATATCGATCCCCGTTAGATTCGCGCCGCGCGACAGGTAGAACGCCGTGAAGAACCCCGTGCCGCAACCCACGTCGAGCACACGCTTGCCGCGCGGGTCGAATCCCTCGTCGCGCAGCGCCTGCTCGAGCACGGCGCGGCGCAGGTCGTAGCACGCGCGGTTGTACGCTTCGGAGAGACCCGGCTGCCCGGTCCCGCGCAGATCGAACTGCTCGGAGAGCCGGCGCTCCCAGAACTCCTGGGGCCGATACGTCACCGGCCTGCCCTCGCCAGCGCGTCGGAGCGGTAGAGCCGGTGGCGCGCGATGTAGGCGGCCACGGCATCCGGCACCAGGTAGCGGAGCGACTGGCCCGCACGCGCGCGCGCGCGAACCATCGTCGACGAGACGTCGAGACCCGGGTTCCCGAGCGAGACGAGGCCGCGCCGCTTGCCCCACCGTCGCCGCGCCTCTTCGCCGCACCCCGGACGCTCCGCCACGGCCAGCGTGGACAGCCGGAGGATGCTCTCGGGCTCTCGCCAGGTGTGGAACTCGTCCAGGCTGTCGGACCCGATCAGCAGGTACCAGCGATCCCGCGGGCGCTCCTCGCGGAGTCGCCGCAGCGTGTCCACCGTATAAGAAGGGGACCTCGCGCCGACCTCCACGCTCGAGACGCGAAACGCCGGGTTGCCCCGGGTGGCGAGCCGGGTCATGGCCAGACGATGGCGCGCGCTCGACATCCGCGCGCTGCGCTTGTGAGGCGGCTGGCCGACCGGCACGAACACCACCTCGTCGAGCTTCAGGCGCTCGCGCGCCCACTCGGCCAGCGCCAGATGGCCGACGTGCGGCGGGTCGAAGGTGCCGCCGAAGAGTCCCTGCCGGGCCATCGCCTCAGCTCTTCTTCTTCTTCTCGAGCCGCCTGCGCTCGTGCGCCGCGTCGTTGGACACCCCCGAGCGCGGGAACTCCGCCTCGATCTGCTTGTAGATCGCGATCGCCGGATCGGGGTTGGGGAAACGCGCTTCGTAACGCGCCAGACCCAGCATCGCGTGCGGTTTCATCGAGGTGTCACCGTACTCGTCGAGGACCCTCTGGAAGTAGACCTTCGCGGGATCCGGATACTTGAGCTTGAGATAGAGGTTCCCGGTGGCCACCAGCTTCTTGGCCAGGCGCGTCCGCGCTTCGAGAACCTTCCCTCGCCCCCCGCCGGCCAGCCAGTGATCCGGATAGTTGGCGAGATAGTTCTGCCATTGCTCCAGCGCCTTGAGCGTGTACTCCTGGTCGAAGTCGGGTTTGCGGGACTGTCCCCAGTACGCCTCGCCGAGCCGAAATGCCGCGGAGCCGGCCGAGTCACTCTCGGGGTAGTCCTTGAGCACTCGCTCGAACTCGACCGCGGCCAACGCCCATTCGCGCGTCTTCAGATAGCACTGGCCC includes these proteins:
- a CDS encoding class I SAM-dependent methyltransferase, with the protein product MTYRPQEFWERRLSEQFDLRGTGQPGLSEAYNRACYDLRRAVLEQALRDEGFDPRGKRVLDVGCGTGFFTAFYLSRGANLTGIDIAPTSIERLRQRHPEARFLLADVGETPIEGGFDLVNAFDVLYHITDDARFEHAVRTLAGAVGDGGLLLLTDTFPPDDAPARAAEHNRMRPLSRYRSLLEPAGFQVRAIRPTHVLLNRELGAFRFLNRAPALLYAMDRALLSMGLGQDPAVSKLLVARRAGLRA
- the nadD gene encoding nicotinate-nucleotide adenylyltransferase; this encodes MARQGLFGGTFDPPHVGHLALAEWARERLKLDEVVFVPVGQPPHKRSARMSSARHRLAMTRLATRGNPAFRVSSVEVGARSPSYTVDTLRRLREERPRDRWYLLIGSDSLDEFHTWREPESILRLSTLAVAERPGCGEEARRRWGKRRGLVSLGNPGLDVSSTMVRARARAGQSLRYLVPDAVAAYIARHRLYRSDALARAGR
- the bamD gene encoding outer membrane protein assembly factor BamD translates to MSWMRRTAWLTPILLLWLAGCGGSVLPQIHSDADRLSTARRLYEDGSYAEAIELLKTYTASAGGADVDAGIYILGQCYLKTREWALAAVEFERVLKDYPESDSAGSAAFRLGEAYWGQSRKPDFDQEYTLKALEQWQNYLANYPDHWLAGGGRGKVLEARTRLAKKLVATGNLYLKLKYPDPAKVYFQRVLDEYGDTSMKPHAMLGLARYEARFPNPDPAIAIYKQIEAEFPRSGVSNDAAHERRRLEKKKKS